Part of the Gavia stellata isolate bGavSte3 chromosome 25, bGavSte3.hap2, whole genome shotgun sequence genome is shown below.
AACCATAAGTCAGGAATTCTTTGTGTTTCCATTTTTGTCTGGGTAAAGAACTGCCACTACTGCCCTGTCTAAAACTCCTTTTGCAGCTAAACTGCAACTATATTGCAAACAACCAGATCTTTTGTAACCCTTATACACCCAGCACCACTCATGCAGGCttttaaaatgggaaacaaaGCAGTAAAAGTATTCAAATGAACATACCTTTGCAGTTTGGGAAAGTGTTTTATGTAGTCTGGCACAGGACAGCCAGCTCGCTGAATAACATTGGCTATactggaaaggagaggagggaagagatCAACTCCGGCAGCAAGTGCTTAGACAACAGATAAGCATCTTCTGTGGAGAACAGCAAACCCTAACAACTGgctgttttgttggggttttttgtagcAAGAAACAAAGATACGAAAGTGAGTCTGAAGTAAGgtgaagaaacaacaaaaagagacaaGAGGCTTAAATGAAACTAATGACTCCATTTGGATAGTTTAAACAAATTGAAACTCTAGGTGAGTACAGTCTTCAAGGAGATGAAAAGGCAGTAAGCCAAAACAGAGAATCATACCAAGTAGTTTTGGACACAAGCAAGTTAAAGAACTGGATTAAAAACGTAAAGCACAGCATGAGGTACTCATACTTTCTACATGGCAAATGATtcaggaaaaccaaaacaagagcAAAGTTATTTGTAAAGACTGTTGAACCCGCCCTTTAGCAAGGTTCAAGTCAGAACAACTGAGTTTCACTGAAAGGTGCTACCAAGTAAGCCATCACGTTGCCATTACTGACAACATGACTGAAAGAAGTGAAAGGATGCTAGTTTCTCTCTTGCTGCATTAGCAAAAGGCTTCAAAAAGAAACCTTAACATTGACATGTTCTCAGTCTTTCCCATATTGTGGTACCACCTTGCAGTTCCTCATGTTGATACCGAGTTCTCTCTCTCTATTTGCAAGAGCTTTTTACAGCAGTGTAGGGTTTCCAGGGCGCTTACGAGGTGCGTGGTACCAAACACAACCACACGGTTACGAGGTGCATGGCACCAAACACAACCACACGGTTACGAGGTGCATGGCACCAAACACAACCACACGGTTCAGCAGTACACTATACAAAACGCAAAAAAACAGATTTGCTATGTCACATTTCCAATTTACCTCCGTAATAAAGGTTTATCATCTTCTGTAAAGAAAGTGACTGCTTTTCCTGCGTGCCCTGCTCTTCCAGTACGACCTGTCAAACACAAGTTTTGCAAAGAGTAgagattttgctttaaatatctCCCTTTATTCTATTCCCTTTCACAGCCCCAGCCTCCTGATGTGTGTTAGTATAGTAAGCATACTACCAAGCAGCTGATCCCCAAAGATTGTTCCTACTGAATGAAAGCACAGCTATGTCTGAAGCATCTAAATATTTAAGGTTCATAGAAGACTGACAAAATGTAACAGTTTTACTAAAGTTGAGCCCAGATATAAACTGGCTCAAGCGATGTAGAAGTTAGTGCTGCAGCAACAGAGAAGGCTTGGTCTCAGGATTTTTGCTCACGCAGAAGAGCATCTACATTAAAGATctaggaaatgagaaaaagggcGTGATTTGTGAACAATCACTCACCTATCCTGTGGATGTATTCCACCGCACTCGTTGGCAAATCATAATTAATGACCATATTCACTCCTTTGAAGTCAATCCCTCGAGCTAGTAAGGCTGAGCAGATGAGCACCCAGATCTTCCCAGCTCTGAAACTGTGTACTACGTTATCTCTCTacgaaaagaaaagaaaggtacTTGGAAGCAGCCTAATTAGCTATTTGAGAAAGGAGGTGAACTTGTTTCCTGAAAGTTGCCATGATGTTAACAAACAAAGCTAAACCTCTAAACAAAAACCTGCACTAATTTACTGTCAAAGATACCTGAAGTTACACTAGAAAGAAAGGTAAAAGCAAGAGTGTTGTGAAGTGTTTCTTGAAAATAAGTTATATTCTCCTACCTGTTGCTGAGTTTTGTCTGCATGGATGACATCCACGTTGATTCCTTCGTAAATAAGTTCATGGAAAAGCTCTTTAGCCCTCTCAATAGACTGTACAAAAACAAGGACCGGAGGAGCAAAACCCTGCGAAAGAATAAGTTTGTCTAAGGTTCAAGTCCTTTTCCCACCATTATTGGTTACAGACACTGAGCTACTAAAGAGTCTTAATCAGCCCCAGTATTTTACATCTCAGAGGatggggttttgtggggttttttttttttgactagTCAAATCTTTGGGAGTCAGAATTAAGCAAATTCAGCTCCATTGCCTTTGATGGAACAGTTCCTAACTTAAGCATCAGACCGCATTTTAATCCACggaaataaatggattttttttctgcccaaTGTGAGGAACACACTCACACTGCCAAGTAAAATTAAACAGACTGTTAATACAAATTGCTCCTAAGCAAGACTCAAATATATAACCAAGAATGGGGAACACTCTCAGTTTTGTAGGTAGGGTACTTACTCTTCCTCCTGTACAGCAGATTTGGACAATGGCTTAACATGTGTCACAGAGAAGTCTTTGATCTAGGAAATCATGAGCCTCTGACAGAACACACAGCTCAGTTTAGTAAGCAGAACGTACTCTATCTctcaaaaatacctttttaacAAGCTCTCGCATTGCTGTTAGTTTTCCTGTCTCGGATCCAACAAACAACAACTCTTGTTCTACTGTCTCTGCTGCAGAGTTTCTGAAACCAGAAATCCAACAGAAGTGTGCTACCATTAGAGTTATTTATATACTtataaatgctaaaaaaaaaaattacatattacCTGGTGAATGAGAAATATTGCATGACAAACTTATTTCACCAGTACACTCCTCTAAGATTAATGTTTATttgatgaaaaaggaaaacaacactTTCCCCAATATGTGAGAAAGATCTGTATGCCTACACAACTTTTTCTGGAGACAAGCCACCTGCAGTACTAAGACTAACAACAGGAGACAGACAAGCAAGCAGGCTGATGATGCACATAAAGCACATAATTTGcccaggaaatgaaaaaaacatgagACAGAGTACAACTGCAAACCTACCTTGCTCCAACGGACACCAAAACAACACTGTCAAGGTTGAGTTTACACCACTCCTCTACATCATGTGCAAAGGTTGCACTGAACAAGGCTCTTCTCACCATGTGGGATGTGCATGCCAGGAAGATGGAGGCCAGCTGGTCTCGGAACCCCGATTTCCCATCTTCAAACAGTTTGTCCGACTCATCCACCACCAGCCACTCCACACTAGGAACAGagaggttttcttttcagcaagaGTCACTTGCAGAGAAGGCAAAAGTTCTAACAGGCCATCACACATACAAGGACGACGCACGCGTCCACTTTTCAGTGGCAAAGCCAGATTTGATAAAGGCTCTCAGTACCTGGTCAAGTCTATTGCTGGAGGATCTTGTTTCAGCAAATAAATGAGTCTGTTCGGAGTAGTAACTAGTATatctataggaaaaaaaaagcaaaacattaaaagagacaaaataaacCAGACTAACAGAGCCCTGAGAAACACAAGTTCCAATCCCATCTGCCAGAGGTACAATTTAACAGGGTCCACTGTCAGACTCACTTCCTATTTCTTCCATGCCAGCTGCTTTTTTAGTGTTGAGCAATAGATTGCATGTCTTGAGTGGTATTAACCGATCTCTTTAAAACCACACAGGCCAGAAGAGAAAGGTCagtgacattttttaaatttttttagaagCACTTCAGTAGTTAAAACAATTACCAAATTTCTTAGAAGACTTGGGCCCAAACTTCTTTGCTGCTTCAGCTGCCTTGTGGATCATATGTATTCTGAAGCCTGTCCCCTCAGCCAACTTCACCAGCTCCCGATGTGTCTGaaaaggcagcaacagagaTTAAATTTTCAAACTGAGCTGGTTAGCTTTTCTAATAAGAAAAACTGTAGACAATCCTGATAATGCAACTTCAAACATCACCCCGATTTCAGTGTTAAGAGAAAGCTGTCGAGTTTTCTTAGCAtaataaaatgcagctttctAACACGTATTATTTACTTGAAAGTTCTCACAGGTCTGACTACCATATTTTGACTCTAATGATATAGCTCCCATAAGCCCCCTCTCccatttcaataaaaatggaACTCTGCCCAAagttgtaatttttatttcagtttcgTAACAAAGCTTCAATATGAAGTTATTTGTTGAAATTCTGTGTTTGGGACAAACAGATAAACCTCTTGTAGCAATCTCAAATATGAAGGTAGGTATTAAGAGCACCTAAGCACTGggcagttttaaaatatgatcAAAGAGTCTTGAGCCTCTAATCTAATCATCTAGATTAGATTGAGATGTTAGATACGTAgctatttcacagaaaacaaaggacttaaaagaaatgtttgaattAGCTTTTTCTTATATCTAAGggtaataaaggaaaaaaatacttataaGCTGCTATTTTACTGATTCATAGTGAAAACTCTGAAGTACATCAATATGACAACAACCCCTTTCCCCTCAAGACACACCTGGCTTGCAAGTTCTCGGGTAGGTGATATGATCAGAGCTCTGAATCCTTTGTTCCTAGGTTGTTTCAGATGTGCCAAGAGAGGAATACAAAATGCCAGTGTTTTTCCAGACCCAGTAGGAGCTGAAGCTAGAAGTTCCCGACCCTGTAACAAAAAACAAGAAGGgtattatattttattagaaaaaagaaaaaaacaacaacaaaaatcacatTCACGTAAATATTAATGCTACAAACTGACCCAAAATACATAATGTTGTACTGGCTAAGTTCTGAACTCTGATGCAGTTGATGTATCTCTAAAGCTGTGCCACTAACCACTACCTTGACCCTAAAGAGAGGCCGCTCTCCAAATTTTGCCATATTCTTTGTAATAAAGTGCAATATCAGAAAACTTACATGAAGCATGACGGGAATAGCCTGCATCTGGATTGGTGTTGGGACCTGAAAGCCAGCAGCTTGAACGTTCTCCATGATTTTAGGGTGGATTTTATATTCCTTTTGAAGTTGATCAAACGTGGCAATTGGGTCAGGAAGATCTGTTCCTTGAACATTAATCTTGTGCTGATTTCTGAAGCGGTTTATCTAAAAGGCAAAAGAcaaactctttctttctctgacagCATAAAACTAAATATGTACAGATtcatcttctgtttgttttccccatACTCAGTCACCCTCCTCCCAAGAGGAATTACCAGAAGTGAACCTCAACTTTTGGATGAAACACCCACAGAAACCAAGTAATCTGTTGCTACATTAGAATTCTGTGGTCCCACCTTTTCTCTTCTCAAGCGTTCAAGTTTTTCTGCAGtaggttttttgtcttttgcgTCTTTGAATTTTGCTTCCAGAGAGGACATCCACTTTATTCCATTACTTTCTGACAACTCTGGCATTGACAGTGCTTCTGGAAGTTTCAAAAAATTGGAACTGCCATTAGTAAAATCCaatcaaaaattatttggtaAAAAAGGTCACCTcgaaactttttttctctcattctcaCTAAGGCTAATGAAGACTCCAGAAGGATGGCAATCACATCCCCGTGCCTTAACACCAAATCTTGGCCCAATTATTTTATCAGCTCTGACACAGGCCCACCAAAGAACCCAgaagcctctttttttctggtaaaatGACCTACAGTACCTGCAGACTTAAAGTAAACTGAAACAAGCAAGAAGCACGAACCACATCACAGTATTCTGTCTGGgacatgcatacatatatatatacctcgtgtctttttcttttttcttttcccttcgctgctttctgcagttctttttctctttcctgccacCTCTCCGTCGTTATTCCCTGCTCCAtcgtcctgctgctgctctccacccttcacctcctctccagcccctgcgagcccccagccctcctcGGCAGACCCCAGGGGGGCCCCCTCCTTGCGCCCAAAGAAGTCGAGGCTCTCCAGCGAGAcgctgccgccgctcccctTTATCACCTGGGGGAGAGAGCAGGGAAAACGGTGAGACACCCTGGCCAGATGCCAGCGCCTCCCCGACCGCTACCGCAGGGCCGCAGGTAGGCCCGGGGGCCGGTCGCGCGGAAGGGACGGCGCCCGGGGGCCCGTGTCGCGGAGAGAACGGGGCCCAGACCCGTCCCAGCCGCACCCCGAATCGCCGCGCATCTTGTCCGAAGCGCCGCACGTCAAAGCGGGCACCGGCACCCAACCGCCGAAACAGCTCTTGCGCCTCCATGCCGCCCTACACCCAGTACTTCCCGCGACGCCCCCGGAAGTAGCGAACACTTCCGGCGACGCGGAGGCGGAACCGACCACGTGCCCGGCTCGGTATCATAGCAACCACCCCGCGGGGTGTCATGGCGCCGCGTTGCCATAGCAACTGCGCCGTTAGGCTCCGCCGGGCCGCGCTCCACTGTAGGCCGCACCCCGCTGTAGGCCGCACCAGGCCCGGGGCACCGGGAGAAGCTACCCCGAGGCGGGCACGACCGTCCCGACAGCCCGAGGGCGGAAAGCAGTGATCCCTTCCCCGCTGCAGGGCCGGTCCAGCAGTGTGGCTGTGGGTCCCTCCCATCCGGCCCCGGGCGGGAGGGACCCACAGCAGGGTGGTGTTTGTTGATgccctgtttcctttttttttttctttttttaatttttaatcatctGCGTGAGGTCTAAACAAATCAGAAATATGGAATCTGGCATATGAGCCATAAAACTGTTCTACATCTTTATAGACCGATCTCAGCGTTTTGTCCTTTTGTGTATTCCTGATGGCAAGTTAATTGCGCTGACTGCTTCAGCTATTTTGAAGGAATGGCTCAGCTGAATAAGAGGACAAAAGCTTTTGTGGGAAGTTTTTGTTCGCACATTTCTGTGCTTTGGTGATTTACAGTATCATTAGCTGGTCTCAAAGGACTGACCTCTCTTCTATCCATCACAGCGCCAGCAAGTAGAGATTATCAGCTCTGCTGGGCACAACCACTCTGCCTCTTAGTGATGTAAACTTAGGCCCTAGATATTTCTGAGGAGGCAAAACGGTGGCTTATTAACACTTTTCATTGCCCCGATCATCTCTTATTCTATATTCCTGTCGTGGATTGATGGGGAAGTCCCTTTGTGATCTGCAACAAGTGGCTCTGCCCTTCCCTGTGAAAGCAGAGGAATGTTCTCTCTTGGTTTGATTCAAACCTGTTTTGTTACAAAATCCTTAGGGCTCAATCCTGCACTACCCTCCTGATTTTAAGACCCACATCGACGGAACATTTCAGCGTGCATTTGACGTGAAGCCGGCTAGCAGTCCCAGTGACACCTAAATTAAAGTCAGGAATGTGCCCAGTTAATTTGTTTAATCCTTGATTTCCACTGATACAATCCGGCCTCACAACTGTGCTTGAAGAAAGAAACGCTAGAGGCAATGGCAGGAGCAGCCCAGCAACTGGCTCAGCTGCTCAGGGCACTCAAGAAACTTTGCATAGATTAAGATCAGAATTTATTTAATTCATGTATTTATTCATTATGATAAACTGTGAGACCCAATAGTACAGGTAAGTCTCCTAGTACTCTGTATCAGATCAAACAATACGGA
Proteins encoded:
- the DDX52 gene encoding probable ATP-dependent RNA helicase DDX52, producing MEAQELFRRLGAGARFDVRRFGQDARRFGVIKGSGGSVSLESLDFFGRKEGAPLGSAEEGWGLAGAGEEVKGGEQQQDDGAGNNDGEVAGKRKRTAESSEGKRKKKKTREALSMPELSESNGIKWMSSLEAKFKDAKDKKPTAEKLERLRREKINRFRNQHKINVQGTDLPDPIATFDQLQKEYKIHPKIMENVQAAGFQVPTPIQMQAIPVMLHGRELLASAPTGSGKTLAFCIPLLAHLKQPRNKGFRALIISPTRELASQTHRELVKLAEGTGFRIHMIHKAAEAAKKFGPKSSKKFDILVTTPNRLIYLLKQDPPAIDLTSVEWLVVDESDKLFEDGKSGFRDQLASIFLACTSHMVRRALFSATFAHDVEEWCKLNLDSVVLVSVGARNSAAETVEQELLFVGSETGKLTAMRELVKKGFAPPVLVFVQSIERAKELFHELIYEGINVDVIHADKTQQQRDNVVHSFRAGKIWVLICSALLARGIDFKGVNMVINYDLPTSAVEYIHRIGRTGRAGHAGKAVTFFTEDDKPLLRSIANVIQRAGCPVPDYIKHFPKLQSKQKKKLIKKPLTRESICTTPQCFLKKAKRKMKTTKENIKEKKKVKEDKNGSKLQTVSKS